Within Primulina huaijiensis isolate GDHJ02 unplaced genomic scaffold, ASM1229523v2 scaffold43389, whole genome shotgun sequence, the genomic segment GCTTATCAATCAATTCACTTGAACGATGCAGAAACAACTGGTTGACGTCTTATGACTGATGTCTGGTAGACATCTCACAACCGATGCCTTCTTACGACATCTCACAACTGATGCCTTTCTTGCTTAACCGTAAGTTTTAAGTTTAAAGTTCTCCTTTTTTCCAGAATACCGTCTGGCTAATATGTTACTTCATTCACATTATCTTTATCCTTAATTTGGAATTTGTGTTGTTTGTTTTGATCTAGTGTTCAGACCATGTTATGCAGATTGTCTTGCTTCCTTGATGTTCAGTTATCATGATATCTATTTGGATGGTTGATAATGCACAAAAATGAAGAAACTATATGTTGGTGTCTTATCCACAACCTTGTTGATGGTTTTTGTTCTTGGTTATTATGTAACTAAGAACCCCATCAAGGAGAGTTATCTTGCAAGTCCTCGGACCTTCAATCTAACAAATCCTCTTGAGTGGATAAGTCCTGGCACTCCGCCTGCATTTCACAGTCTAGAAACTTCTCCTCAAGTGATCTCTGCTGAAGTAATATTATCTGAATTCTTTGTTAAAAGAAACTTAACAAATGAAGAACAAAATGCTTTGCAAACTTGGAACCGACTGAAACCCCTGCTTACACAGGATATTGTCTTACCTAATGCTATTGAAGCTATTAAGGAAGCTGGTGTTGCATGGAAAAACCTAATCCATGTAGTGGAAGAAGAAAAACTTAGGAGCGATGGAAGTTCGTTGTATAGAGGAAAAGGGAAACAATGTCCTCATTTTCTAAGTAAAATGAATGTATCAAAACTTGATGACAATGGATTTAAGTTGTGGGTTCCTTGTGGCTTGACTCAAGGTTCTTCAATAACAATTATTGGCATTCCTAATGGCCTTCTTGGTAATTTTCGGATCGACCTCAATGGTGAACCACTTCCAGGGGAGCCAGATCCTGCTATTGTTTTGCACTATAATGTTAGGCTCCATGGGGATAAAATAACTGAGGATCCTGTGATTGTACAAAACACCTGGACCATTGCTCATGACTGGGGTGAAGAGGAGCGCTGTCCGTTACCTGATGATGAACAGAata encodes:
- the LOC140970249 gene encoding beta-1,3-galactosyltransferase GALT1-like encodes the protein MKKLYVGVLSTTLLMVFVLGYYVTKNPIKESYLASPRTFNLTNPLEWISPGTPPAFHSLETSPQVISAEVILSEFFVKRNLTNEEQNALQTWNRLKPLLTQDIVLPNAIEAIKEAGVAWKNLIHVVEEEKLRSDGSSLYRGKGKQCPHFLSKMNVSKLDDNGFKLWVPCGLTQGSSITIIGIPNGLLGNFRIDLNGEPLPGEPDPAIVLHYNVRLHGDKITEDPVIVQNTWTIAHDWGEEERCPLPDDEQNKKVDELDQCNELVGKEGNRSSKSNQHASGPKKISMVHDGIPRKYFPFKQNELFVATFRVGLEGIQMTVDGKHITSFAFREDLESWLISEVRISGDLELISIVASGLPTSEDLEHIIDLEALKAIPLPPRRQLSLIVGVFSNANNFKRRM